From a single Kitasatospora azatica KCTC 9699 genomic region:
- a CDS encoding ADP-ribosylglycohydrolase family protein translates to MIPLWSRTQQQDYRSRVRGTLLGGAIGDALGAGIEFESLDKIRAAHGPAGVTGYVQAYGRRGAVTDDTQMVLFTVDGLIRAHVRQATGGWHPPTDVHHAYLRWAATQRDWGPDERRKDLGWLGREEWLYAQRAPGSACLSGLSGPDAERLGTLEAPKNPHSKGCGTVMRAAPFGLLLGWEPALVFQLAIECSVLTHGHPTGYLSAGAFAVIVHTVLRGGTVEEGVELALALLAERPGHEETVTALRAALAAVRAGEPSPERVAGLGEGWVAEEALAIGVYCALVAEDVRSGLLLAVNHSGDSDSTGTVCGSLLGALHGETALPAEWLAELEGRGTVLQLADDLVLELSHGAELHGPGAGPAWRERYPVG, encoded by the coding sequence GTGATACCCCTCTGGTCGCGAACCCAGCAGCAGGACTACCGCAGCCGGGTTCGCGGCACGCTGCTCGGCGGGGCGATCGGTGACGCGCTCGGCGCCGGGATCGAGTTCGAGTCGCTGGACAAGATCCGCGCCGCGCACGGTCCGGCCGGGGTCACCGGGTACGTCCAGGCCTACGGGCGGCGCGGGGCGGTCACCGACGACACCCAGATGGTGCTGTTCACGGTGGACGGGCTGATCCGGGCCCACGTCCGTCAGGCCACCGGCGGCTGGCACCCGCCGACCGACGTGCACCACGCCTACCTGCGCTGGGCCGCCACCCAGCGCGACTGGGGGCCGGACGAGCGCCGCAAGGACCTCGGCTGGCTGGGCCGCGAGGAGTGGCTGTACGCCCAGCGGGCGCCCGGCTCGGCCTGCCTGTCCGGGCTCTCCGGACCGGACGCCGAGCGGCTCGGCACCCTGGAGGCGCCGAAGAACCCGCACTCCAAGGGCTGCGGCACGGTGATGCGGGCCGCGCCGTTCGGGCTGCTGCTCGGCTGGGAGCCCGCGCTGGTCTTCCAACTCGCCATCGAGTGTTCGGTGCTGACCCATGGTCACCCCACCGGTTACCTCTCGGCCGGGGCCTTCGCGGTGATCGTGCACACCGTGCTGCGCGGCGGCACCGTGGAGGAGGGCGTGGAGCTGGCGCTGGCCCTGCTGGCGGAGCGCCCGGGGCACGAGGAGACGGTGACGGCGCTGCGCGCGGCGCTGGCCGCGGTACGGGCCGGGGAGCCGTCGCCGGAGCGGGTGGCCGGCCTGGGGGAGGGCTGGGTGGCCGAGGAGGCGCTGGCGATCGGGGTGTACTGCGCGCTGGTGGCCGAGGACGTCCGCTCGGGATTGCTGCTGGCGGTCAACCACTCGGGGGACAGCGACTCCACCGGGACGGTCTGCGGCAGCCTGCTGGGTGCGCTGCATGGCGAGACGGCGCTGCCCGCCGAGTGGCTCGCGGAGCTGGAAGGCCGCGGCACCGTCCTGCAGTTGGCCGACGACCTGGTGCTGGAACTGAGCCACGGCGCCGAGTTGCACGGCCCGGGCGCGGGGCCCGCCTGGCGCGAGCGCTACCCGGTCGGGTAG
- a CDS encoding DUF397 domain-containing protein: MRTKALTVEPSWRKSSHSGPNGNCVEIAVPTAAVVAVRDSKDPAGPRLSFSADAWQAFAGAAGDGTFGSR; encoded by the coding sequence ATGCGCACCAAGGCCCTGACCGTTGAACCGAGTTGGCGCAAGAGCAGCCACAGCGGACCGAACGGGAACTGCGTGGAGATCGCGGTTCCGACAGCCGCCGTGGTCGCGGTCCGCGACTCCAAGGATCCGGCCGGTCCACGACTGAGCTTCTCCGCCGACGCATGGCAGGCCTTCGCCGGGGCGGCGGGCGACGGAACGTTCGGCTCCCGCTGA
- a CDS encoding helix-turn-helix domain-containing protein, translated as MSASVNPTVRRRRLGAELRRLREQKGMTAEEVADRLMVSQSKISRLENGRRSISPRDVRDLCDVYDVHDQRMRDSLMEMARESKQRGWWNEFGDIPYSVYIGLEAEAFSIRSYESSFVPGLLQTREYAEAVLHGTQPDTDADAIRRRVEVRLKRQDRLSGDDQLASFWSVIDEAVLAREVGGPGVMASQLRRLLEVSEQANVNIQVIPFQAGAHPGMTGTFSLMEFPESADSTVVYFEGVTSDLYLEKEHDVRRYTGLYDHLRAAAFGVAESRSLLTTYAEAYENAHQGPDR; from the coding sequence GTGTCCGCCAGCGTCAATCCCACAGTCCGCCGCAGGCGACTCGGCGCCGAGCTGCGCCGTCTGAGGGAGCAGAAGGGCATGACCGCCGAAGAGGTGGCGGACCGCCTGATGGTCTCCCAGTCGAAGATCAGCCGGCTGGAGAACGGCCGCCGCAGCATCAGCCCGCGCGATGTCCGCGACCTGTGCGACGTCTACGACGTGCACGACCAGCGGATGCGCGACAGCCTGATGGAGATGGCCCGCGAGTCCAAGCAGCGCGGCTGGTGGAACGAGTTCGGCGACATCCCGTACAGCGTCTACATCGGCCTGGAGGCGGAGGCCTTCTCGATCCGCAGCTACGAGTCCTCGTTCGTGCCGGGCCTGTTGCAGACCCGCGAGTACGCCGAGGCGGTGCTGCACGGCACCCAGCCGGACACCGACGCGGACGCGATCCGCCGCCGGGTGGAGGTGCGCCTCAAGCGCCAGGACCGGCTCAGCGGCGACGACCAACTGGCCAGCTTCTGGTCGGTGATAGACGAGGCCGTGCTCGCCCGGGAGGTCGGCGGCCCCGGTGTGATGGCCTCGCAGCTGCGCCGCCTGCTGGAGGTCAGCGAGCAGGCCAACGTCAACATCCAGGTGATCCCGTTCCAGGCCGGCGCCCACCCCGGCATGACCGGGACATTCTCCCTGATGGAGTTCCCGGAGTCAGCCGATTCCACAGTCGTCTACTTCGAAGGAGTGACGAGCGACCTCTACCTCGAGAAAGAGCACGACGTCCGCCGCTATACCGGTCTCTACGACCACCTACGAGCGGCGGCCTTCGGGGTCGCCGAGTCCCGGTCGTTGCTCACCACCTATGCGGAGGCTTACGAGAATGCGCACCAAGGCCCTGACCGTTGA
- a CDS encoding GOLPH3/VPS74 family protein, translating to MGKSRRTIPEELLLLALDPTTGTTAQPQTLDLGLAGAQLVELSLAGRIVPDGDRIAVVLPRPTGDPTLDHALELLRRRGSPVRAAHWIGGPRLGLRQTYLAHLERCGMVAAVPGQVCGVLPTTRYQASDDCTNAAIKQRLDTAIRTGVPPDPRTAALAALAHAVGLGKHLYPGNEGRSSRSRLRDLIRYDPLGGMVAHAVMDVQNGLPVQQARNASPGRAPAARSGADSVPRSRTGAPTPSRVGVR from the coding sequence ATGGGCAAGAGCCGTAGAACAATTCCCGAGGAACTCTTGCTGCTCGCCTTGGACCCGACCACGGGTACCACTGCGCAGCCGCAGACCCTCGACCTCGGACTCGCCGGGGCACAGCTCGTCGAGCTGTCCCTGGCCGGTCGGATAGTCCCGGACGGGGACCGGATCGCCGTGGTGCTGCCACGGCCGACCGGTGATCCGACCCTGGACCATGCACTGGAACTGCTGCGCCGTCGTGGCAGTCCGGTGCGTGCTGCGCATTGGATCGGCGGGCCCCGACTGGGGCTGCGGCAGACCTACCTGGCGCATCTGGAGCGGTGCGGCATGGTCGCCGCCGTTCCGGGTCAGGTGTGCGGTGTCCTGCCGACTACTCGGTACCAGGCGTCGGACGACTGTACGAACGCTGCCATCAAGCAGCGTCTCGACACAGCCATTCGCACCGGCGTACCACCGGATCCCCGGACGGCCGCACTGGCCGCCCTGGCGCATGCGGTGGGTCTGGGAAAGCATCTCTACCCCGGCAACGAAGGCCGGTCCTCACGGTCGCGCTTGCGCGACCTGATCCGCTACGACCCGCTCGGCGGGATGGTCGCGCACGCCGTGATGGACGTGCAGAACGGCCTTCCGGTCCAGCAGGCCCGCAACGCGTCGCCCGGTCGCGCACCGGCGGCTCGCAGCGGTGCCGACTCAGTCCCGCGCAGCCGGACGGGCGCCCCGACGCCCAGCCGGGTCGGCGTCCGCTGA
- a CDS encoding D-alanyl-D-alanine carboxypeptidase family protein produces MGEAPEKVQDGDREQPAGAEAVAEGETAAPVVRGGSTVQLRVRDADMMTTFLRMPEPEDTEPAEPVAAEKAQTVDPRLAIRDAQLTERETAPAPEPEPAAESEPVAKPEPAAKPVPVTEPAAKPVSVAKPAPVAEPEPEPEPEPEPVAEPEPVPAAKPEPVTVPVAQPKPKPEPEPEPKPMASATAITAALPDRPATTLSLPEPPKAAPAFPAPQAGPENTNEAMEVLAALSARPASPLRRAVKRIILWGVLAALLVGILVVAQLLRPLPEAKPKLTAATSYTFTGDPVALPFPAKGQVAVEAVGLGSMGSSGPENTPVPIASVTKVMNAYLILKAHPLKKGESGPSLTVDKAAAQESGDSDQSTAKVIEGQQISEYEALEMLMLPSANNIARLLARWDSGSEEAFVKKMNDQAAALGMANTSYTDAAGYSPNTKSTAKDQLKLAEQVMQDEIFKQIVAEPDATIAGTKIVNTNYLLNAKTGVIGTKTGSSTPALSCLMWAAIKDIGGTKQMLLGVTLGQPATSTDNILRAAQTVSSKIITAGQNALTGRTLAKQGEVVGYLDDGLGGRIPLVAAKDVTVPGFTGTKGTLTLQQSGAPLGHSAKAGTQVGTLTAGDGPTQVQVPVTLQRDLAPPSILSRLTRLG; encoded by the coding sequence GTGGGCGAGGCCCCGGAGAAGGTGCAGGACGGGGACCGGGAGCAGCCGGCCGGTGCCGAGGCGGTGGCGGAGGGGGAGACGGCCGCGCCGGTGGTGCGGGGCGGGTCGACCGTCCAGCTGCGCGTCCGGGATGCGGACATGATGACCACCTTCCTGCGGATGCCGGAGCCCGAGGACACCGAACCGGCCGAGCCGGTGGCGGCGGAGAAGGCGCAGACAGTGGATCCGCGTCTCGCCATCCGGGATGCGCAACTGACGGAGCGTGAGACGGCGCCGGCGCCCGAGCCCGAGCCCGCCGCCGAGTCGGAGCCCGTCGCCAAGCCCGAGCCCGCCGCGAAGCCCGTACCCGTCACCGAGCCTGCCGCCAAGCCCGTATCCGTCGCCAAGCCCGCGCCCGTCGCCGAGCCGGAGCCGGAGCCGGAGCCGGAGCCGGAGCCGGTCGCCGAGCCGGAGCCCGTGCCCGCCGCGAAGCCCGAGCCCGTGACCGTGCCCGTTGCGCAGCCCAAGCCCAAGCCCGAGCCCGAGCCCGAGCCGAAGCCGATGGCCTCCGCCACCGCGATCACCGCCGCGCTGCCCGACCGCCCCGCGACCACCCTCTCGCTGCCGGAGCCCCCCAAGGCAGCGCCCGCCTTCCCCGCACCGCAGGCCGGCCCCGAGAACACCAACGAGGCGATGGAGGTGCTCGCCGCACTCAGCGCCCGCCCGGCCTCCCCGCTGCGCCGCGCCGTCAAGCGGATCATCCTCTGGGGCGTCCTGGCCGCCCTGCTGGTCGGCATCCTGGTGGTGGCCCAGCTGCTGCGCCCGCTGCCCGAGGCCAAGCCGAAGCTCACCGCCGCCACCTCCTACACCTTCACCGGCGACCCGGTGGCGCTGCCGTTCCCGGCCAAGGGGCAGGTCGCGGTCGAGGCGGTGGGCCTGGGCAGCATGGGCAGTTCCGGTCCGGAGAACACGCCGGTGCCGATCGCCAGTGTGACCAAGGTGATGAACGCCTACCTGATCCTCAAGGCGCACCCGCTGAAGAAGGGCGAGTCCGGCCCCTCGCTCACGGTGGACAAGGCCGCCGCCCAGGAGTCCGGCGACTCCGACCAGTCCACCGCCAAGGTGATCGAGGGCCAGCAGATCAGCGAGTACGAGGCGCTGGAGATGCTGATGCTGCCCAGCGCCAACAACATCGCGCGGCTGCTGGCCCGCTGGGACTCCGGCTCCGAGGAGGCGTTCGTCAAGAAGATGAACGACCAGGCCGCCGCCCTCGGCATGGCCAACACCAGCTACACGGACGCGGCCGGCTACAGCCCCAACACCAAGAGCACCGCGAAGGACCAGCTCAAGCTGGCCGAGCAGGTGATGCAGGACGAGATCTTCAAGCAGATCGTGGCCGAGCCGGACGCCACCATCGCCGGCACCAAGATCGTCAACACCAACTACCTGCTCAACGCCAAGACCGGGGTCATCGGCACCAAGACCGGCTCCAGCACCCCGGCGCTGAGCTGTCTGATGTGGGCGGCCATCAAGGACATCGGCGGCACCAAGCAGATGCTGCTCGGCGTCACCCTGGGCCAGCCCGCCACCAGTACCGACAACATCCTCCGGGCCGCGCAGACCGTCAGCTCGAAGATCATCACGGCCGGCCAGAACGCGCTCACCGGCCGGACCCTGGCCAAGCAGGGCGAGGTGGTCGGCTACCTGGACGACGGCCTGGGCGGCCGGATTCCGCTGGTCGCGGCCAAGGACGTGACCGTGCCGGGCTTCACCGGGACCAAGGGCACCCTGACGCTGCAGCAGAGCGGCGCCCCCCTCGGGCACAGCGCCAAGGCGGGCACCCAGGTGGGCACGCTGACCGCAGGGGACGGCCCCACCCAGGTGCAGGTCCCGGTCACCCTGCAGAGGGACCTGGCCCCGCCATCCATCCTGTCCCGGCTGACCCGACTCGGCTGA